In Macrobrachium rosenbergii isolate ZJJX-2024 chromosome 48, ASM4041242v1, whole genome shotgun sequence, one DNA window encodes the following:
- the LOC136831015 gene encoding uncharacterized protein → MSEEECGDYDVVKELVLSAYRLVPEAYHKKFRSLRRDESNAYVEYGKKLERLFYDWLTSAEVDNSDDLKNLVLLENFKDNVSPEIKLYIEDRREKSFADVTRWADEYSLTHRLGESKKESDPSSDRVQLSKYSSNSGSDTGKSDCCCYAYGKPGRTSRFCKNKRTSSNSEVTCYRSNKKGHLSRNSAEGKNVKKPVSLVSSLSSSINDVMKETRKFYGEFLSEGVVSSLEGGDSREVSLLWDTGADASLIRRDSVPTRTVIITKEQVMLGGFPNTCVVCPLLEVNLESRGVSWEVKLAVVDSLPVDGIGVIVGNDLATSKCVNPILSELPVPELVVTRSGLDTAVDYSHDLFVDSNENVFLDSNECGRGGITDLSMSVKLS, encoded by the coding sequence ATGTCTGAGGAGGAATGTGGGGATTATGATGTTGTGAAAGAACTTGTTCTTAGTGCATACAGGTTAGTACCGGAGGCGTACCACAAGAAGTTTAGAAGTTTGAGAAGGGACGAGAGCAATGCATATGTAGAGTATGGAAAGAAGTTAGAAAGATTATTTTACGACTGGTTAACTTCCGCTGAAGTTGATAATTCTGATGATCTCAAGAACTTAGTTTTGCTAGAAAATTTCAAAGATAACGTATCCCCAGAgattaagctatatatagaaGATAGGCGTGAAAAATCGTTTGCAGACGTGACTAGGTGGGCAGATGAGTACAGTCTAACTCATAGATTAGGTGAGAGTAAGAAGGAAAGTGATCCTTCATCAGATAGAGTACAACTTAGTAAGTATTCTAGTAATAGTGGTAGTGATacaggtaaaagtgactgctgCTGTTATGCATATGGAAAACCTGGTCGTACTTCTAGGTTTTGTAAGAATAAAAGGACATCTAGTAATTCTGAGGTCACTTGTTACCGAAgtaataagaaagggcatttaTCAAGGAATAGTGCAGAAGGGAAAAACGTTAAGAAACCAGTGTCACTAGTTAGTAGTCTTTCGTCAAGTATAAATGACGTTATGAAAGAAACTAGGAAGTTTTATGGAGAATTTCTGTCTGAAGGTGTAGTTTCTTCTCTCGAAGGAGGGGATTCGAGAGAAGTAAGTTTGCTTTGGGACACCGGAGCTGATGCCTCCCTCATTAGGAGAGACAGTGTGCCGACAAGGACAGTAATTATTACGAAAGAACAAGTTATGTTAGGTGGGTTTCCGAACACCTGTGTTGTTTGCCCTTTGTTGGAGGTGAACTTAGAAAGTCGGGGAGTGTCGTGGGAAGTAAAACTAGCAGTTGTAGACAGTTTGCCCGTTGATGGCATTGGCGTAATTGTCGGTAATGACTTAGCAACGTCCAAGTGTGTGAATCCTATTTTGAGTGAGCTGCCAGTGCCTGAATTGGTAGTAACTAGGTCGGGTTTAGATACAGCTGTGGACTACAGTCATGATTTGTTTGTGGATTCGAATGAGAACGTGTTCTTGGATTCGAACGAGTGTGGTAGAGGCGGTATAACTGATCTTAGCATGAGTgtgaagttaagttaa